The following proteins are encoded in a genomic region of Tenacibaculum sp. 190524A05c:
- a CDS encoding TlpA disulfide reductase family protein encodes MKSFHSLLLLLIISFSCTTKETQNKLAIGSYKASLLIQDNEVIPFNFDVLNEHKLNIYNADEVIKVHEISYQNDSVKIQLPYFEGYITGKISKDGIQGYFIKPSLNRTVPFVAKPNLPRFKVTSEATKNITGNWETVFSPDSEEDRYIAKGIFKQNKNKVVGTFRTTTGDYRYLEGIMNGDSLQLSTFDGAHAFLFTAKATDSTLNGFFYSGNHWKEPFTAKLNNAYELPGAESLTYLREGYDKIEFSFPNEKGELISLGDNRFKDKVTVVQIMGTWCPNCLDESKYYAEYYNKHKSKEIEFVALAFEVAKTKEEGFQLIKRLKEQTGINYPVLLAQYGSSSKIDAQKKLPMLNHVLSYPTSIFIDKKGKVRKIHTGFNGPATGVKYTEFKQNFESFITQLLKE; translated from the coding sequence ATGAAATCTTTTCATTCTTTACTTTTACTACTTATAATTTCTTTTTCATGTACTACGAAAGAAACTCAGAATAAACTAGCTATTGGAAGTTATAAGGCCTCACTTTTAATTCAAGATAATGAAGTAATTCCGTTTAATTTTGATGTATTAAATGAGCATAAACTCAATATTTATAATGCAGATGAAGTCATTAAAGTTCATGAGATTTCTTATCAAAATGATTCTGTAAAAATTCAATTACCTTATTTTGAAGGATACATAACTGGAAAGATATCTAAAGATGGAATTCAGGGTTACTTTATAAAACCAAGTTTGAATAGAACAGTTCCTTTTGTAGCAAAACCTAATTTACCTCGATTTAAGGTTACCTCAGAAGCTACGAAGAACATAACTGGAAATTGGGAAACTGTATTTAGTCCAGATTCAGAAGAAGACAGATACATCGCTAAAGGAATATTTAAACAAAATAAGAACAAAGTAGTAGGAACATTTAGAACCACTACTGGAGATTACCGCTATTTAGAAGGAATTATGAATGGTGATTCGTTACAACTTTCAACTTTTGACGGCGCACATGCCTTTTTATTTACAGCAAAAGCAACAGATTCTACCTTAAACGGATTCTTTTACTCAGGAAATCATTGGAAAGAACCTTTTACAGCAAAATTGAATAACGCCTACGAATTGCCTGGAGCAGAATCATTAACATATTTACGTGAAGGTTATGATAAAATTGAATTTTCATTTCCGAATGAAAAGGGAGAACTTATTAGTTTAGGAGATAACCGTTTTAAGGATAAAGTTACTGTAGTTCAAATTATGGGAACTTGGTGTCCAAACTGTTTAGATGAAAGTAAATACTATGCTGAGTATTACAACAAACATAAATCGAAAGAAATTGAATTTGTAGCTTTAGCTTTTGAAGTTGCAAAAACAAAGGAAGAAGGATTTCAACTAATTAAACGTTTAAAAGAACAAACAGGAATAAATTATCCTGTGTTATTGGCACAATACGGATCTTCTAGTAAAATTGATGCGCAGAAAAAACTACCAATGCTGAATCATGTACTCTCCTATCCTACTTCAATCTTTATAGATAAGAAAGGAAAAGTTAGAAAAATCCACACAGGATTTAACGGGCCAGCTACAGGAGTAAAGTATACTGAGTTTAAGCAAAACTTTGAATCGTTTATTACCCAGTTACTCAAGGAATAG
- a CDS encoding DUF4261 domain-containing protein codes for MKKTITLILLGMLSLGLFSFIKKDKKKTTNSSSVILGMVLLEDPNSFDLKKTINELRTKWKLKVDESESDDKAAVLLINDYRIVIANIAAPIPGKEVENAAEFNYFWKNGAQEASKHKGHIVVSIMNAGKNPVQENVLYSKIASAVMNNSSSLGIYIGGRTLVLKKDFYLANVEMMTEEDLPLYNWIYFGIKQLNGKQSVYTYGLSDFGKMEMEIIDSNKSIQEINEMMFNITHYVIAYNVTLRDGETIGLSAEQKLKISESKGKFLGGNTLKIKF; via the coding sequence ATGAAAAAGACAATTACTTTAATTTTACTAGGTATGCTATCATTAGGCTTATTTAGCTTCATAAAGAAAGATAAAAAGAAAACTACCAATTCAAGTTCGGTAATTCTAGGGATGGTTCTTTTAGAAGATCCTAACTCATTTGACTTGAAAAAAACTATAAATGAATTACGAACGAAATGGAAATTAAAAGTTGATGAGAGTGAATCTGATGATAAAGCTGCCGTATTATTAATAAATGATTACAGAATTGTAATAGCAAATATTGCCGCTCCTATTCCAGGAAAAGAAGTTGAAAACGCCGCAGAATTCAATTATTTCTGGAAAAATGGAGCTCAGGAAGCATCTAAACATAAAGGTCATATTGTTGTTTCAATTATGAATGCAGGCAAAAATCCTGTACAAGAAAATGTATTATACAGTAAAATAGCTTCAGCAGTTATGAACAACAGTTCATCATTAGGTATTTATATTGGAGGAAGAACTTTAGTTCTGAAAAAAGATTTTTACCTCGCAAATGTGGAAATGATGACGGAAGAAGATCTTCCTTTATACAATTGGATTTACTTTGGAATAAAGCAATTAAACGGAAAACAATCTGTTTACACCTATGGCCTATCTGATTTTGGAAAAATGGAAATGGAGATTATAGATTCAAATAAATCCATTCAAGAAATCAATGAAATGATGTTTAACATTACTCACTATGTAATTGCTTATAATGTGACGTTAAGAGACGGTGAAACTATTGGTTTATCTGCAGAACAAAAACTAAAAATATCGGAATCAAAAGGTAAGTTTTTAGGAGGAAACACATTAAAAATTAAGTTTTAA
- a CDS encoding SH3 domain-containing protein: protein MKNSILTIIFLLITIFNFGQERMYVTAESGLVVREKPSLKSNKIFHLPKNTMTYISKKTGINLVISDEGKEINGEWLKIYGFDNKNTQGYVFGGFLTDEKPEIWYSGKQAYYKTYDYDNQQEGTFKSNSISEKYLNQKLPSIEPNIEILNPKEFPYFLNPQNTKIVLFENHKLNSLKPAGILNSLTQVRIDSTFYKLKFRDYTNCVWNRININGKYYYTDIDIHDFSLSKELPNLNQKVKIVGQYDGYDGAYHLGYPEYFFMIFTNRENKVIYKTKVLDFHLNNEFAMEEDILNIKWNEKNNSYEITLIGAEQKTKISWNGKTSEIKKL from the coding sequence ATGAAAAACAGCATTCTCACAATAATATTTCTTTTAATTACAATCTTTAATTTTGGACAAGAAAGAATGTATGTAACGGCCGAAAGTGGATTAGTAGTAAGAGAAAAACCATCACTAAAGTCAAACAAAATTTTTCATCTTCCAAAAAATACAATGACTTATATTTCAAAGAAAACTGGTATAAATTTAGTTATTTCAGATGAAGGAAAAGAAATTAATGGAGAATGGTTGAAAATATATGGTTTTGATAATAAAAATACACAAGGCTATGTTTTTGGAGGTTTCTTGACAGACGAAAAACCTGAAATTTGGTATTCTGGAAAACAAGCATATTATAAAACTTACGATTATGATAATCAACAAGAAGGAACTTTTAAATCAAATAGTATATCTGAAAAATACCTGAATCAAAAATTACCAAGTATTGAACCAAATATAGAAATCTTAAACCCAAAAGAATTTCCTTACTTTCTTAATCCACAAAACACAAAAATTGTGCTTTTCGAAAACCATAAATTGAATAGTTTAAAACCGGCTGGAATTTTAAATAGTTTGACTCAAGTAAGAATTGACTCAACTTTTTATAAACTAAAATTTAGGGATTACACTAACTGTGTTTGGAATAGAATTAATATCAACGGAAAATATTATTACACAGATATAGATATTCACGACTTTTCTTTATCGAAAGAATTACCGAATCTTAATCAAAAAGTTAAAATTGTTGGTCAGTATGATGGTTATGATGGAGCTTATCATTTAGGTTATCCTGAATATTTTTTTATGATTTTTACTAATCGGGAAAATAAAGTGATTTATAAAACAAAAGTTCTTGATTTCCATCTTAATAACGAATTTGCTATGGAAGAGGATATTTTGAATATAAAATGGAATGAAAAAAATAATTCCTACGAAATAACTCTAATTGGAGCTGAACAAAAAACCAAAATTAGCTGGAATGGAAAAACATCTGAAATAAAAAAACTATAG
- a CDS encoding type II CAAX endopeptidase family protein, which translates to MKNGLISILNAILATILYLIGIELFGSWIFLAKILGIENYYEYYLLIQGTLQLISVLIFMYFIRKMTFKNLIVDTQLKWYVFGVIIGISFVFIQTPLNWIYNLFFETEYHIAYRFDGLPKFKNINIIPVILMIPIGEELIFREYIQNYLQKTTNEVIAILFASLMFASIHSPYMNLILGSSNENWHLFYLTFFGGLISGTLYLKSKSIGPSILFHVFWNVMACIV; encoded by the coding sequence TTGAAAAACGGATTAATAAGCATTCTAAATGCCATATTGGCAACTATTCTCTATCTCATAGGAATTGAACTTTTTGGTTCTTGGATTTTTTTAGCTAAAATACTTGGTATTGAGAACTATTACGAGTATTATCTTTTAATCCAAGGAACACTTCAGCTAATAAGTGTTTTGATTTTTATGTATTTCATTAGAAAGATGACTTTCAAAAATTTGATTGTGGATACTCAACTAAAATGGTATGTATTTGGGGTAATAATTGGAATTTCATTTGTCTTTATTCAAACACCTCTAAATTGGATTTACAATTTATTCTTTGAAACAGAATACCATATAGCTTATAGATTTGATGGTTTACCAAAATTTAAGAATATCAATATTATTCCTGTGATACTAATGATACCCATTGGAGAAGAATTGATTTTTAGAGAATATATCCAAAATTATTTACAGAAGACAACGAATGAAGTAATTGCAATTTTGTTTGCTTCTTTGATGTTTGCTTCAATTCATTCTCCTTATATGAATTTAATATTAGGATCATCAAATGAAAATTGGCATTTGTTCTATTTAACATTTTTTGGAGGCTTAATATCTGGAACTCTATACTTAAAATCTAAATCGATTGGTCCTTCTATCCTATTTCATGTTTTTTGGAATGTAATGGCTTGCATTGTTTAA
- a CDS encoding helix-turn-helix domain-containing protein, whose product MQSIQIPFLEIIALLSVLHCLVLSLVILFSKFFRSKHNNYLGYTLLIIAIVGINNWFWDRGSNPTIISLLDLFLWQFLYPVTLLHFFHKTSEDETKKIVGIKYLYLLFIVLSAFNSVISLSTIFNLYSLPQTICTHVDQFYKGISFLSVIFPMYTIILSYRLVLHHKDNPSKKWLRQLWIYFSILMLFGVAFELHRFLYSEKLPFTYLWTFASIFLYWLVYKGFYQFKLSNDRYEIRTIAKKEKNQLASNRNTKNTHFNKLLLLIEKEKIHHDPNLSRDHVAEQLEISSGYLSQIIKENTSGSFSDFINYHRVKDIKALIKDPRFDNYSLLSIGLECGFNSKTSFYTNFKKETGLTPNQYKNK is encoded by the coding sequence TTGCAATCTATTCAAATCCCTTTTTTAGAAATTATAGCACTTCTATCCGTCCTTCATTGTTTAGTCTTAAGCTTGGTCATTCTTTTCTCAAAATTTTTTAGAAGTAAACATAATAACTACTTAGGATATACTTTATTGATTATTGCTATTGTTGGTATTAACAATTGGTTTTGGGATAGAGGCTCAAACCCAACAATTATTAGTTTATTAGATCTATTTCTTTGGCAATTTCTATATCCAGTAACTCTGCTGCATTTTTTTCACAAAACATCGGAGGATGAAACCAAAAAAATAGTAGGAATCAAATATCTATACCTCCTTTTTATTGTATTAAGTGCTTTTAATAGTGTCATATCTTTAAGTACCATATTCAATTTATATAGTTTACCTCAAACTATTTGTACTCATGTTGATCAGTTTTATAAAGGAATCAGTTTTTTGTCTGTTATCTTTCCGATGTATACAATTATCCTATCCTACAGGCTAGTTCTTCACCACAAGGACAATCCAAGTAAAAAATGGTTAAGACAGCTTTGGATTTATTTTTCTATCCTTATGCTATTTGGTGTTGCATTTGAATTGCATAGATTTTTGTATTCGGAAAAACTACCTTTTACATATTTATGGACCTTTGCTTCTATCTTCCTTTATTGGTTAGTTTATAAAGGGTTTTATCAGTTTAAATTATCTAATGATAGATATGAAATTAGAACAATTGCTAAAAAAGAGAAAAACCAATTAGCAAGCAACAGAAATACTAAAAACACCCACTTTAATAAACTACTACTTTTAATAGAAAAAGAAAAAATTCATCATGATCCAAATCTAAGTAGAGACCATGTTGCAGAACAACTCGAAATTAGTAGTGGATATCTTTCTCAAATTATAAAAGAAAATACTTCTGGTAGTTTTTCAGACTTTATCAATTATCATCGGGTAAAAGATATCAAAGCATTGATCAAGGATCCGAGATTTGATAACTATAGTTTACTTTCTATTGGTTTGGAATGTGGGTTCAATTCTAAAACGTCCTTTTATACCAATTTTAAAAAAGAGACAGGTTTAACACCGAACCAGTATAAGAACAAATAG
- a CDS encoding M949_RS01915 family surface polysaccharide biosynthesis protein codes for MRKITFIIITISVLFSCNSKTKNNEHGTKESISKPDESKSFQKPTSKLLVSDIPTAEIPKSIEIKGSLLVAKKWKDNNGENILILSRKGPLKETEFEVEFSGDEQYAEFYGEQYLKKDNEFKLLWDIYDFERHCPFDLWIGNLPNSTQITDLDDDGITETTITYKLTCRSDVSPSSMKVVIHENKTKMALRGTMILDMDKSRMSNDFEYDLSKVDTTGLSEYERIIELYGRYSNENDFKNKPSEFLSFAKETWKKFVGKDEFKQL; via the coding sequence ATGAGAAAAATTACTTTTATCATAATAACTATTAGTGTATTGTTTTCATGTAATAGTAAGACTAAAAACAATGAACATGGCACCAAAGAATCGATAAGTAAACCAGATGAAAGTAAATCTTTTCAAAAACCTACTTCAAAGCTTCTTGTTAGTGACATACCCACAGCAGAAATACCTAAATCTATTGAAATAAAAGGGAGCTTATTAGTTGCAAAAAAATGGAAAGATAATAATGGAGAAAATATTTTGATTCTTTCTAGGAAAGGACCATTAAAAGAAACCGAATTTGAAGTTGAATTTTCAGGTGATGAACAATACGCTGAATTCTATGGTGAACAATATTTGAAAAAGGATAATGAATTTAAACTACTTTGGGACATTTATGATTTTGAAAGACATTGCCCTTTTGATTTGTGGATAGGTAACTTACCTAATTCGACACAAATAACAGATTTGGACGATGACGGAATTACAGAAACAACTATTACCTATAAATTGACTTGTAGAAGTGATGTTTCACCTTCGAGTATGAAAGTAGTTATCCATGAGAATAAAACAAAAATGGCTCTAAGAGGAACCATGATTCTAGATATGGATAAAAGTAGAATGTCGAATGATTTTGAATATGATTTGTCAAAAGTAGACACTACTGGATTATCGGAATATGAAAGAATAATCGAGTTATATGGTAGATACTCAAACGAAAATGATTTTAAAAACAAGCCTTCTGAATTCTTAAGCTTTGCGAAAGAAACATGGAAGAAGTTTGTTGGTAAAGATGAATTTAAACAGTTATAA
- a CDS encoding glyoxalase, with the protein MKFKKLKLYTNQLESEFEFYSKTLGFEVLERKKKYFSVKVGWSELSFEKKEREYKYHYCFLIPSNKLNEALEWMEKRTEIINIGNGKKTQKFDSWNAESFYFYDASGNIAEFIVRYDLNNDDSDEFDISKVLGVNEMGMPTSNVKKINDQLRTELQTEYWKGDIERFGTNGSQEGIFLLPNYNLKDIWFPTSIKIKPEPFEAVIENKEREYHVEYRNEKIKTTTNIDNN; encoded by the coding sequence ATGAAATTTAAGAAGTTAAAACTGTATACTAATCAATTAGAATCAGAATTTGAGTTTTATTCCAAAACTTTAGGTTTTGAAGTTTTAGAACGAAAAAAAAAATATTTTTCTGTAAAAGTTGGTTGGAGTGAATTATCATTCGAGAAAAAAGAAAGAGAATATAAATACCATTATTGTTTTTTAATCCCTTCAAATAAACTTAACGAAGCTTTAGAATGGATGGAAAAAAGAACTGAAATTATAAATATTGGAAATGGTAAAAAAACTCAAAAATTTGACTCTTGGAATGCTGAATCATTTTACTTTTATGATGCAAGTGGAAATATTGCTGAATTCATTGTGCGATACGATTTGAATAATGACGATTCTGACGAATTTGACATTTCTAAAGTTTTAGGAGTAAATGAAATGGGAATGCCCACATCCAATGTTAAAAAAATAAATGACCAACTTCGAACTGAGTTACAAACAGAATACTGGAAAGGAGATATTGAACGGTTTGGTACAAATGGTTCACAAGAAGGAATTTTTCTTTTACCAAACTACAATTTAAAGGACATTTGGTTTCCAACATCAATAAAAATAAAACCTGAACCTTTTGAAGCAGTTATTGAAAATAAAGAAAGAGAATATCATGTAGAATATAGAAATGAAAAAATAAAAACTACTACCAATATTGATAATAATTAA
- a CDS encoding GNAT family N-acetyltransferase, which produces MKTILLQKDEYSISNDQSQLDIDAIHNFLSTKAYWSLNIPKEKVEVSIKNSLCFGLYKNSKQIGFARVISDFSTIAYLGDVYILEEHRGKGLSKWLMETIMSFPELQGLRRWILLTGDAHELYRKYGWTDLADSTNWMELHNKNVYSH; this is translated from the coding sequence ATGAAAACAATTTTACTACAAAAAGACGAGTATTCTATTTCTAATGATCAATCTCAATTAGATATTGATGCTATTCATAATTTTTTATCAACTAAAGCATATTGGTCTTTAAACATTCCTAAGGAAAAAGTAGAAGTTTCTATTAAGAATTCACTTTGTTTCGGACTGTATAAGAATAGTAAACAAATAGGATTTGCAAGAGTAATCTCAGATTTCTCAACAATAGCTTACTTAGGAGATGTTTACATATTAGAAGAACACCGTGGAAAAGGTCTTTCAAAATGGTTAATGGAAACTATTATGAGTTTTCCTGAACTTCAAGGATTACGCAGATGGATTTTACTCACAGGTGATGCTCATGAACTATATAGAAAATACGGTTGGACAGACTTAGCGGATTCAACAAACTGGATGGAATTACATAATAAGAATGTGTATTCTCATTAA
- a CDS encoding S41 family peptidase, with protein MISITYSQSIDVDSWTQDLDTYKSNLEKYHIDLYHKINKADFEKELQQIKSNLNNKTDLEVIIDLMRLTRKIGDGHTAFSLRGFETHNFPIEIYNVNGQWRVIKTTKEHKNLLGKILIQIDNESIDKVSQEVSKVAQYIENKQSEIIRTGQYLMKSEVLFGLKLTKNQRKADFIFLDDTGEKTNVSLEAIAKTDYHKKTEFESFTINVPEIQKPSDSKLDYLWFSPIKNTSAIYIKFESYPSFQDMEAFGGSLLYYINKNQIKQVVIDLRNNGGGDFFIGTFLAYYLNLANSIDWKSGVYVLTDKVTFSAATSNASQFRQMLNAKIIGEPTGSNPTGYQDMGEFTLQNSGRIVTYSKRLFRFQEQVTQGVQPDVQIPYDWKSYSNGIDNMMQWIINDILKK; from the coding sequence ATGATTTCTATTACCTATTCGCAATCAATTGATGTTGATAGCTGGACTCAAGATCTTGATACTTATAAGAGCAACTTGGAAAAATATCATATCGATCTTTATCATAAAATTAATAAAGCAGATTTTGAAAAGGAATTACAGCAGATAAAATCAAACCTTAATAACAAAACCGACCTGGAGGTTATCATTGACCTTATGCGATTGACTCGAAAAATAGGTGACGGACATACAGCATTTTCGTTAAGAGGATTTGAAACCCATAATTTCCCGATTGAAATTTATAATGTCAATGGACAATGGAGAGTGATCAAAACAACTAAAGAGCACAAAAACCTTCTAGGTAAAATTTTGATACAAATTGATAACGAATCAATTGATAAAGTCTCCCAAGAAGTAAGTAAAGTTGCTCAATATATTGAAAACAAACAATCAGAGATTATTAGAACCGGACAATATTTAATGAAATCTGAAGTACTCTTTGGTTTGAAGCTAACAAAGAATCAACGTAAGGCAGATTTTATTTTTTTAGACGATACAGGAGAGAAAACCAATGTTTCTTTAGAAGCAATTGCGAAAACCGATTACCATAAAAAAACCGAATTTGAATCTTTCACTATAAATGTTCCAGAAATACAAAAACCTTCAGATTCAAAACTAGATTATCTTTGGTTTAGTCCTATTAAAAACACTTCAGCGATTTATATCAAATTTGAGAGCTACCCCTCTTTTCAAGATATGGAAGCCTTTGGAGGTTCCCTTTTGTATTACATCAACAAGAATCAAATTAAGCAAGTGGTTATTGATTTAAGAAATAATGGTGGTGGAGATTTTTTTATTGGTACTTTTTTGGCTTATTATCTTAATCTGGCTAATAGCATTGATTGGAAATCTGGAGTATACGTGCTAACGGATAAAGTTACTTTTTCTGCAGCCACGAGTAATGCTTCTCAATTCAGACAGATGTTAAATGCAAAAATTATTGGAGAACCTACCGGTTCTAATCCAACAGGTTATCAAGATATGGGAGAATTTACGCTTCAAAATTCTGGGAGAATTGTTACATATTCAAAGCGATTATTCCGATTCCAAGAACAGGTAACTCAAGGAGTACAACCAGATGTCCAGATACCATATGATTGGAAAAGTTACTCAAATGGAATCGATAATATGATGCAATGGATTATTAATGATATACTGAAAAAATAG